A single Natrinema pellirubrum DSM 15624 DNA region contains:
- a CDS encoding MBL fold metallo-hydrolase, with product MRVTLLGTGDTTGTPTVGCDCDTCAAARARGVERTRFSVHVENERVDESLLIDFSPDFRYQFLRDEVSLPDAAVITHIHFDHLDGLGNVFRVLDSLEVYAADETDPKTGKSVAETVDDDYHYLDPLTVVPTSPLETVRICGLDVTLVPVDHPPLVCYGLSVEDPVTGAKLSITGDTSYDVPEASRDVLADADLLLADGIVPASLADYHPLGGRHEDADGVARTFGTKHMTREGALALAGELNADRTRLVHLAHFYPAEEAFAEPLAVDGEVYEL from the coding sequence ATGCGGGTGACCCTGCTCGGGACCGGCGACACGACCGGGACGCCCACCGTCGGCTGTGACTGTGACACCTGCGCGGCGGCTCGAGCGCGCGGCGTCGAGCGCACGCGCTTTTCGGTCCACGTCGAGAACGAGCGCGTCGACGAGTCGCTGCTGATCGACTTCAGCCCCGACTTCCGGTATCAGTTCCTCCGGGACGAGGTGTCGCTTCCCGATGCCGCCGTCATCACCCATATCCACTTCGACCACCTCGACGGACTGGGCAACGTCTTCCGCGTGCTGGACTCCCTCGAGGTCTACGCCGCCGACGAGACCGACCCCAAGACGGGAAAGAGCGTCGCCGAGACCGTCGACGACGACTACCACTATCTCGATCCGCTCACGGTCGTCCCGACGTCGCCGCTCGAGACGGTCCGGATCTGCGGGCTCGACGTGACGCTGGTGCCGGTCGACCACCCGCCGCTGGTCTGTTACGGCCTCTCCGTCGAGGACCCCGTGACGGGTGCGAAGCTGTCGATCACGGGCGATACGAGCTACGACGTTCCCGAGGCGTCCCGGGACGTCCTCGCCGACGCCGACCTCCTGCTGGCCGACGGCATCGTCCCAGCGAGTCTGGCCGACTACCACCCGCTGGGCGGCCGTCACGAGGACGCCGACGGCGTCGCTCGGACGTTCGGGACGAAACACATGACCCGTGAGGGCGCGCTCGCGCTGGCCGGGGAGTTGAACGCCGACCGGACGCGGCTGGTGCATCTCGCGCACTTCTACCCCGCCGAGGAGGCCTTCGCAGAGCCGCTTGCGGTTGACGGCGAGGTCTACGAGCTGTAG
- a CDS encoding universal stress protein, with the protein MNVLLGLGGSDESVKTLRRTIERTTDVGDDLTVAIVDKPESKRSQDEMCQQAREALDEAGLEDRPVEKLEGDPGSALVDYAEQGEYDQLVIGGGTLSPMGKIQLGPITEFVLLNAPTTVKLVR; encoded by the coding sequence ATGAACGTGTTGCTGGGTCTGGGCGGCAGCGACGAGTCGGTGAAGACGCTGCGACGGACCATCGAGCGAACGACCGACGTCGGCGACGACCTGACCGTCGCCATCGTCGACAAACCCGAGTCGAAGCGATCGCAAGACGAAATGTGCCAGCAGGCCCGCGAGGCCCTCGACGAGGCTGGCCTCGAGGACAGGCCCGTCGAGAAACTCGAGGGCGATCCGGGCAGCGCGCTCGTCGATTACGCCGAACAGGGCGAGTACGATCAGCTGGTCATCGGCGGCGGGACGCTGAGTCCGATGGGGAAGATACAGCTCGGGCCGATCACCGAGTTCGTCCTGTTGAACGCCCCCACGACGGTCAAGTTGGTGCGATAA
- a CDS encoding DNA-directed RNA polymerase encodes MYKRVRLKDTVEVPPEELGDVSPDRVKRLLQDKLEGRMDEEVGSVVSVTEVHDIGEGTVLPNRPGVYYEAEFDAVTFDPQMQEVVDGTVVEVVEFGAFVGIGPVDGLLHVSQISDEYLAFDGENQRLSSNESDRALGVDDAVRARIVTKSIDERNPRDSKIGLTAKQPGLGKHAWLEDEHEKREATAGE; translated from the coding sequence ATGTACAAACGGGTTAGACTGAAGGACACGGTAGAAGTACCGCCGGAAGAACTCGGCGACGTTTCGCCGGATCGAGTCAAACGACTGCTCCAGGACAAACTCGAGGGGCGCATGGACGAGGAGGTGGGCAGCGTCGTCTCCGTCACGGAGGTCCACGATATCGGTGAGGGAACGGTGCTGCCGAATCGGCCAGGCGTCTACTACGAGGCCGAGTTCGACGCCGTCACCTTCGATCCACAGATGCAGGAAGTCGTCGACGGCACCGTCGTCGAAGTCGTCGAGTTCGGTGCCTTCGTCGGCATCGGCCCCGTCGACGGCCTGCTCCACGTCTCGCAGATCAGCGACGAGTATCTCGCCTTCGACGGCGAGAACCAGCGACTCTCATCGAACGAGTCCGACCGCGCGCTCGGCGTCGACGACGCCGTCCGCGCCCGCATCGTCACCAAGAGCATCGACGAACGCAACCCCCGAGACTCGAAGATCGGGCTCACCGCGAAACAGCCCGGCCTCGGCAAACACGCCTGGCTCGAGGACGAACACGAGAAACGCGAAGCCACGGCAGGTGAATAA
- a CDS encoding GNAT family N-acetyltransferase, with the protein MSGSRQYPDDPSGPFPAPPTTIEDREDRPIEIRAVGSFAEGALEDVVEMYLAFDPADRAQGIPPTGESRIRNWLETIGEDSVNVVASHDGDAVGHAMLVPDTDDPSAIEDNAEIEWELAIFVLQAYQQAGIGTVLLENLLGHAVEIGIERVWLTVERWNNPAIALYERVGFESTGTESFEQEMAILLDPEG; encoded by the coding sequence ATGTCGGGTTCGCGTCAGTACCCGGACGACCCGTCCGGACCGTTTCCCGCGCCGCCGACGACGATCGAGGACCGCGAGGACCGCCCCATCGAGATCCGCGCCGTCGGCTCGTTCGCCGAGGGCGCGCTCGAGGACGTCGTCGAGATGTACCTCGCGTTCGATCCCGCCGATCGGGCACAGGGGATCCCACCGACCGGCGAGAGCCGCATCCGCAACTGGCTCGAGACGATCGGCGAGGACAGCGTCAACGTCGTCGCTTCCCACGATGGCGACGCCGTCGGCCACGCGATGTTGGTCCCCGACACCGACGATCCGTCGGCGATCGAGGACAACGCCGAAATCGAGTGGGAGCTGGCGATCTTCGTCCTGCAGGCCTATCAGCAGGCCGGGATCGGCACCGTGTTGCTCGAGAATCTGCTGGGTCATGCGGTCGAGATCGGGATCGAACGCGTCTGGCTGACCGTCGAGCGCTGGAACAACCCGGCGATCGCCCTCTACGAACGAGTCGGATTCGAGTCGACGGGTACCGAGAGCTTCGAACAGGAGATGGCGATCCTGCTCGATCCCGAGGGCTAA
- a CDS encoding ATP-binding protein, with translation MSDAALDVVEFLLTTSVYSDDRTLDENDLPPAFRRVYWTGGVDEDGDDGGSSRKPAGIDRPLSVTTTTAREATDVDRPWEAISDLMFTERDEFSGTITLAQRDMAEEWFAERVDAERLLENPTLAKHFERHDDYDFDVSHEAARERNRPIQADRVWIDGLLNEYFDEEEDEEMLDLVEVRAPEEVDMSLDDLVLTDDQQNELNKISKAIEHRDYLADIGLREIGKLLFVGPPGTGKTSTAQALAQDMDLPFVEVKLSMITSQYLGETAKNVDKTFEVAKRLSPCILFIDEFDFVAKTRRSDEHAALKRAVNTLLKSIDNISLIEDDVLLIGATNHPDQLDDAAWRRFDEIINFPKPDQGMRADILGLITRTMDIDEFDPQLIADVTEGLTGSDLRMVLREAVLEALTEDRTTLTQQDLLNAVEEFEERDTLKNMDMMEGDHDALVAGGDLDKASDGGHSHDHDHDHDH, from the coding sequence ATGAGTGATGCAGCGCTCGATGTCGTGGAGTTCCTGCTCACGACGAGCGTGTATTCGGACGACCGGACGTTAGACGAGAACGATCTCCCGCCGGCGTTTCGCCGGGTCTACTGGACCGGTGGCGTCGATGAGGACGGGGACGACGGGGGCTCGAGCCGCAAACCCGCGGGGATCGATCGCCCGCTCTCGGTCACGACCACGACCGCCCGCGAGGCGACCGATGTCGACCGGCCGTGGGAAGCCATTTCCGACCTGATGTTCACCGAGCGCGACGAGTTCTCGGGGACGATCACCCTCGCTCAACGGGACATGGCCGAGGAGTGGTTCGCCGAACGCGTCGACGCGGAGCGCCTGCTGGAGAACCCGACGCTGGCGAAACACTTCGAGCGCCACGACGACTACGATTTCGACGTTTCCCACGAGGCAGCCCGGGAGCGCAACCGGCCGATCCAGGCCGATCGGGTCTGGATCGACGGCCTCCTGAACGAGTACTTCGACGAGGAGGAAGACGAGGAAATGTTGGACCTCGTGGAAGTCCGCGCGCCCGAGGAGGTCGACATGTCGCTGGACGACCTCGTGCTGACCGACGACCAACAGAACGAACTCAACAAGATCTCGAAGGCGATCGAACACCGCGACTACCTCGCCGACATCGGTCTGCGCGAGATCGGGAAGCTCCTGTTCGTCGGCCCGCCGGGGACCGGGAAGACCTCGACCGCACAGGCGCTCGCACAGGACATGGACCTGCCGTTCGTCGAGGTCAAGCTCTCGATGATTACCTCGCAATACTTGGGAGAGACGGCGAAAAACGTCGATAAGACCTTCGAGGTCGCCAAGCGACTCTCGCCGTGTATCCTCTTTATCGACGAGTTCGACTTCGTCGCCAAGACCCGCCGCAGCGACGAACATGCCGCGCTGAAGCGAGCGGTCAACACCCTCCTCAAGAGCATCGACAACATCTCGCTCATCGAGGACGACGTCTTGCTCATCGGGGCGACCAACCACCCCGACCAACTGGACGACGCCGCCTGGCGGCGCTTCGACGAGATCATCAACTTCCCCAAACCCGACCAGGGCATGCGGGCGGACATCCTCGGACTCATCACCCGGACGATGGACATCGACGAGTTCGACCCCCAACTCATCGCCGATGTCACTGAGGGACTGACCGGCAGCGACCTCCGGATGGTCCTCCGGGAGGCAGTCCTCGAGGCCCTGACCGAGGACCGAACGACGCTGACCCAGCAGGACCTCCTGAACGCCGTCGAGGAGTTCGAGGAGCGGGACACGTTAAAGAACATGGACATGATGGAGGGCGACCACGACGCCTTAGTCGCCGGCGGAGACCTCGACAAGGCCAGCGACGGCGGCCACTCGCACGACCACGACCACGATCACGATCACTGA
- a CDS encoding translation initiation factor IF-2 subunit gamma encodes MVGNRQPEVNIGLVGHVDHGKTTLVQALSGSWTDQHSEEMKRGISIRLGYADATFRHCDGLDEPECYTVEEECPDGSESEPLRTVSFVDAPGHETLMATMLSGASLMDGAVLVVSANEPVPQPQTEEHLMALDIIGIDNIVIAQNKVDLVDAETARNNYDQIKEFVAGTVAEDAPIVPVSAGQEVNLDLLIQAIEEEIPTPDRDPDADPRMHVARSFDINKPGTSAKDLAGGVLGGSLVAGELEVGDEIEIRPGREVEEGGQTEYVPIETTIRSLQAGGETVDTVTPGGLLGVGTGLDPSLTKGDALAGRMAGPPGTLPPTWNEFTMEVDLLERVVGADQGETVDEISTGEPLMMTVGTATTVGSVTSAREGECEVRLKRPVAAEPGTKIAINRRIGARWRLIGLGTLTD; translated from the coding sequence ATGGTAGGAAATCGACAACCGGAGGTGAACATCGGGCTCGTCGGTCACGTCGACCACGGCAAGACGACGCTGGTGCAAGCGCTCAGCGGCTCGTGGACGGACCAACACAGCGAGGAGATGAAACGCGGAATCTCGATCAGGCTCGGCTATGCCGACGCCACGTTCCGTCACTGCGACGGCCTGGATGAACCCGAGTGTTACACCGTCGAGGAGGAGTGTCCGGACGGCTCCGAGAGCGAGCCGCTGCGGACCGTCTCGTTCGTCGACGCCCCGGGGCACGAGACCCTGATGGCGACGATGCTGTCCGGCGCGTCCCTGATGGACGGCGCGGTGCTGGTCGTCAGCGCCAACGAACCCGTCCCCCAGCCCCAGACGGAGGAACACCTGATGGCGCTGGACATTATCGGGATCGACAACATCGTCATCGCCCAGAACAAGGTCGACCTCGTCGATGCGGAGACCGCCCGGAACAACTACGACCAGATCAAGGAGTTCGTCGCGGGCACCGTCGCCGAGGACGCCCCGATCGTTCCCGTCTCCGCGGGCCAGGAGGTCAACCTCGATCTGCTGATCCAGGCGATCGAGGAGGAGATCCCCACCCCCGATCGGGATCCCGACGCCGATCCCCGGATGCACGTCGCCCGCAGTTTCGACATCAACAAACCCGGTACGTCCGCGAAGGACCTCGCCGGCGGCGTCCTCGGGGGCAGCCTCGTCGCGGGCGAACTCGAGGTCGGCGACGAGATCGAGATTCGCCCCGGCCGCGAGGTTGAGGAGGGCGGCCAGACTGAATACGTCCCCATCGAGACGACGATCCGCTCGCTGCAGGCCGGCGGCGAGACCGTCGACACCGTCACGCCGGGTGGCCTGCTCGGCGTCGGGACCGGGCTCGACCCTTCGCTGACCAAAGGCGACGCGCTGGCCGGCCGGATGGCCGGGCCGCCGGGGACGCTCCCGCCGACCTGGAACGAGTTCACGATGGAGGTCGACCTGCTCGAGCGGGTCGTCGGCGCGGACCAGGGCGAGACGGTCGACGAGATCAGCACCGGCGAACCGCTGATGATGACCGTCGGCACGGCGACGACCGTCGGCTCGGTCACCAGCGCCCGCGAGGGCGAGTGCGAGGTCCGACTCAAGCGGCCCGTCGCCGCCGAACCGGGGACGAAAATCGCGATCAACCGCCGCATCGGCGCGCGCTGGCGGCTGATCGGTCTCGGTACCCTGACGGACTGA
- a CDS encoding RNA-guided endonuclease TnpB family protein, with protein MVAETTATKTLEATLAPPTTGKEQRLERTVATYRRALEDAFESGADTQNAVNEIVTPYTLTSYAKDALKNYVPQLRRTYNASELEDDHPVRFTNRGFRIDHSGERAYEFCWRVPQAGRGNAFWIPLRINPEQESLWFDLLNGDVSVGEFRLQQYRTNWVLHVTVEYDVAEPETPDDPTRIGFDIGESKLLTGCACQNDTPTQPYIYDGGRARALRKEMYTTLKRLQERDAAQWRIDERFDHYQNALTDIVEKASREAVEYAESFEDPVIVLEDLSYIRENLDYGKYMNRRLHSWAFARLTDRIKDKALEAGIPVGFVNPRYTSQTCHECGHIGSRGSQAEFKCTNAECWVTEYQADINAAANIAGRFDPWGESVPWKSERDDSPRDGSRCDTATGHRTPSRQSRQTTLAAFGS; from the coding sequence ATGGTCGCTGAAACTACCGCCACGAAAACGCTCGAAGCTACTCTCGCGCCACCCACTACGGGCAAAGAGCAACGCCTCGAGCGCACTGTGGCGACTTACCGCCGCGCCCTTGAGGATGCCTTCGAGAGTGGCGCGGATACGCAGAACGCAGTCAACGAGATCGTCACGCCGTACACGCTCACGTCCTACGCCAAAGACGCCCTCAAGAACTACGTCCCGCAACTCCGCCGGACGTACAACGCCTCGGAACTCGAGGACGACCACCCGGTTCGATTCACGAACCGTGGCTTTCGAATCGATCACTCCGGCGAGCGTGCGTACGAGTTCTGTTGGCGCGTTCCACAGGCTGGACGTGGCAACGCGTTCTGGATTCCACTTCGAATTAACCCCGAGCAGGAATCGCTGTGGTTCGATCTGCTCAACGGCGACGTGTCGGTCGGTGAGTTCCGACTGCAACAGTACCGAACGAACTGGGTGCTGCACGTCACCGTCGAGTACGACGTAGCCGAACCAGAGACGCCGGACGATCCGACTCGAATCGGTTTCGATATTGGCGAGTCTAAGCTTCTGACGGGCTGTGCCTGTCAGAACGACACTCCGACCCAACCATACATCTACGACGGCGGCCGTGCGCGGGCACTCCGCAAGGAGATGTACACGACCCTCAAGCGCCTGCAGGAACGTGACGCCGCCCAGTGGCGGATCGACGAACGTTTCGACCACTACCAGAACGCGCTCACGGATATCGTCGAGAAGGCGTCTCGCGAAGCCGTCGAGTACGCCGAGTCTTTCGAGGACCCGGTAATCGTACTCGAGGACTTGTCGTACATCCGCGAGAACTTGGACTACGGGAAGTACATGAACCGACGCTTGCACTCGTGGGCGTTCGCTCGCCTCACCGACCGCATCAAGGACAAGGCTCTCGAAGCCGGTATTCCGGTCGGGTTCGTGAACCCACGCTACACGAGCCAGACCTGCCACGAGTGCGGGCACATCGGAAGTCGTGGGTCGCAAGCCGAGTTCAAGTGTACGAACGCGGAGTGTTGGGTCACGGAGTATCAGGCAGATATCAACGCGGCCGCGAACATCGCCGGTCGCTTTGACCCGTGGGGAGAGAGTGTTCCTTGGAAATCGGAACGCGATGACTCGCCTCGGGATGGGAGCCGTTGTGACACGGCCACAGGACACCGCACGCCGAGTCGGCAATCCCGACAGACGACGCTTGCGGCCTTCGGGTCCTGA
- a CDS encoding DUF5787 family protein codes for MSEFAFELELCARLEGRREGIVARQLGGSVADPGGRILDVLCVEPGSEFDDRVELTSETIPDAAIESAVGTGRARYWKDAFDCHPERARNATEQALEIGFFERDREASATSNREYVRQVTRYPDWYDRIVGIENKPDLGRPGDLEMQLRTDVSLALLDEAILATESYVTRAHLNRIPDAVGVWRIHRDEGAAGEGLEIEVVREPTPLTPDEPGIEPLAAHPGRTEIEVVSPDAKARARRRLAERAYGKGWRTYGFPNCGACRPTDASGATLPYCAWNGRVVDANTECGPDCPGHEPGSAAEIAIDLEAERDRRTPWTADPDGKRRRQSGLDRFG; via the coding sequence GTGTCCGAGTTCGCGTTCGAACTCGAGTTGTGTGCCCGCCTCGAGGGGCGCCGCGAGGGAATCGTCGCTCGCCAGCTCGGGGGCAGCGTCGCCGATCCCGGCGGCCGGATCCTCGACGTACTCTGCGTCGAACCCGGCTCCGAGTTCGACGACCGCGTCGAACTCACCAGTGAGACGATCCCCGACGCCGCGATCGAGTCGGCGGTCGGCACCGGGCGGGCTCGCTACTGGAAGGACGCCTTCGACTGCCACCCCGAGCGCGCCCGCAACGCCACCGAGCAGGCCCTCGAGATCGGCTTCTTCGAACGCGACCGTGAGGCCAGCGCGACCAGCAACCGGGAGTACGTCCGGCAGGTCACCCGCTACCCCGACTGGTACGACCGCATCGTCGGGATCGAGAACAAGCCCGATCTGGGCCGGCCGGGCGACCTCGAGATGCAACTGCGGACCGACGTGAGCCTCGCCCTGCTGGACGAGGCGATCCTCGCGACAGAGAGCTACGTCACGCGCGCGCACCTGAACCGCATCCCCGACGCGGTCGGCGTCTGGCGAATCCACCGCGACGAGGGTGCGGCGGGGGAGGGCCTCGAGATCGAAGTGGTCCGCGAGCCGACCCCGCTCACACCCGACGAGCCCGGGATCGAGCCCCTCGCCGCCCACCCGGGGCGAACGGAGATCGAGGTCGTCTCGCCCGATGCGAAGGCGCGGGCGCGCCGCCGGCTCGCCGAACGGGCCTACGGCAAGGGCTGGCGAACGTACGGGTTTCCGAACTGCGGCGCGTGTCGCCCGACCGACGCGAGCGGCGCGACGCTACCGTACTGCGCGTGGAACGGTCGGGTCGTCGACGCCAACACGGAGTGCGGCCCGGACTGTCCGGGCCACGAGCCGGGGTCGGCGGCCGAGATCGCGATCGACCTCGAGGCCGAACGCGACCGGCGGACCCCGTGGACGGCCGATCCCGACGGCAAACGGCGGCGACAGTCGGGACTCGATCGGTTCGGCTGA
- a CDS encoding PIN domain-containing protein, whose translation MGQSTRVALDTSALMMPVELDVRLFEELERLLDDYEATIPQAVLEELRRLSEKGGQEGTAATVGHDLATERCLAVDTEASYADDALVELAREGNVDYVVTNDRPLRDRVLEAGRPVIALRGRNKLAITQP comes from the coding sequence ATGGGACAGTCGACGCGGGTCGCCCTCGACACGAGCGCGCTCATGATGCCGGTCGAACTCGACGTGCGGCTGTTCGAGGAACTCGAGCGGCTGTTGGACGACTACGAGGCGACGATCCCACAGGCCGTCCTCGAGGAACTCCGGCGACTTTCCGAGAAGGGCGGGCAGGAGGGAACGGCCGCGACCGTCGGCCACGACTTGGCGACCGAGCGCTGTCTCGCCGTCGACACGGAGGCATCGTACGCCGACGACGCACTGGTCGAACTCGCCCGCGAGGGCAACGTCGACTACGTCGTCACGAACGACCGCCCGCTGCGCGACCGGGTCCTCGAAGCGGGGAGACCGGTAATTGCATTACGCGGGAGAAACAAGTTAGCGATCACTCAACCATAG